One segment of Pontibacter akesuensis DNA contains the following:
- a CDS encoding lipopolysaccharide biosynthesis protein — MQAEIIEDSAKQEKWFSTKHLNGNLKSHSVKGGFSTIGGQLVSFLLNISSTVFMARLLSPEDYGLVAMVTAITGFVVIFKDMGLSAAVIQREHIDQKQVSAVFWINAGISLGIGLIIAALAPFLVDFYKEPRLLDITLVFAASIFVTGLSLQHNALMKRQMKFQALSMIQIGCTAVSVLLGILLAWLGFGYWAIVAYMVLNPVISVAVLWLTCDWRPSFSVKALEVGALLRFGAGITGFDMVNYFSRNMDYVLIGRYVGSGALGVYTKAYQLLLLPITQLRDPLNSVALPALSSLQNDKYKYQAFYRRFLFTLSFFSMPLVVFMAVYAEELILTVLGNQWVAAGPIFRLLAFAAFIQPSLSTIGLVLITSGMVKRYFWWGVINAVVVVTAFFIGVQWGVQGVAIAYAVVTYLLLFPALLFCFRQVPVTTAMFLKEISLPALFSLASGAAMFLFKLNFGQLPDIALCAAGFAVGAACYLLAWCISKQSRAKANQIFDIASTLMNRFKV; from the coding sequence ATGCAAGCAGAAATTATAGAAGATAGCGCCAAACAAGAAAAGTGGTTCAGTACCAAGCACCTCAACGGAAACCTCAAATCACACTCGGTTAAAGGTGGGTTCAGTACCATTGGTGGCCAGTTGGTTTCGTTTCTGCTGAACATCTCCTCTACCGTATTTATGGCGCGCCTCCTGTCGCCGGAAGATTACGGACTGGTGGCCATGGTTACGGCCATCACCGGCTTTGTGGTTATTTTCAAGGATATGGGCTTATCAGCGGCTGTCATTCAACGGGAGCACATCGATCAGAAACAGGTTAGCGCTGTGTTCTGGATAAATGCCGGCATCAGCCTGGGGATAGGATTGATTATTGCCGCGCTGGCCCCTTTTCTGGTTGACTTTTACAAGGAACCGCGCCTGCTGGACATTACGCTGGTGTTTGCGGCCAGTATTTTTGTTACAGGCTTATCGCTGCAGCACAACGCGCTCATGAAAAGGCAGATGAAGTTTCAGGCGCTCTCCATGATACAGATAGGGTGCACCGCCGTGAGTGTGCTGCTCGGTATCCTGCTGGCTTGGCTGGGGTTTGGCTATTGGGCAATCGTGGCTTATATGGTGCTTAACCCTGTCATTTCGGTTGCGGTGCTCTGGCTAACCTGCGACTGGCGCCCGAGCTTTTCGGTGAAGGCCCTGGAGGTGGGCGCCCTGTTAAGGTTTGGTGCTGGCATCACCGGCTTCGACATGGTCAACTACTTCTCCCGAAACATGGATTATGTGCTGATAGGCCGGTACGTCGGGTCGGGGGCGCTTGGTGTCTATACCAAGGCATACCAATTACTGCTTCTTCCGATCACACAGCTGCGCGACCCGCTCAATAGCGTGGCACTGCCGGCTTTAAGTTCTTTGCAGAACGACAAGTATAAATACCAAGCGTTTTACAGGCGGTTCCTTTTCACGCTTTCCTTTTTCTCAATGCCGCTGGTGGTGTTCATGGCTGTTTATGCCGAAGAGCTTATCCTGACGGTGCTTGGAAACCAATGGGTTGCCGCCGGGCCCATTTTCCGACTCCTCGCTTTTGCAGCCTTCATACAGCCCTCGCTTAGCACTATTGGGTTGGTGCTGATAACAAGCGGCATGGTAAAGCGCTATTTCTGGTGGGGCGTTATCAATGCGGTAGTCGTAGTGACTGCGTTTTTTATCGGGGTGCAGTGGGGTGTGCAGGGAGTAGCTATTGCGTATGCCGTCGTTACGTATCTCCTGCTCTTTCCGGCTCTCCTCTTTTGCTTCCGCCAGGTACCTGTTACCACCGCCATGTTTCTGAAGGAGATTTCCCTTCCGGCACTTTTTTCCTTAGCGAGCGGCGCAGCCATGTTCCTCTTTAAGCTCAACTTTGGCCAACTGCCTGATATAGCCCTTTGTGCGGCAGGATTTGCCGTTGGTGCAGCCTGTTACCTCCTGGCGTGGTGCATTTCCAAACAAAGCAGGGCCAAGGCGAACCAGATTTTTGATATTGCCTCCACGCTGATGAACAGGTTTAAGGTATAA
- a CDS encoding glycosyltransferase family 2 protein, whose product MLKPLVSVISVNYNQAALTCAMVASLREVTYPNVEIIVVDNASPTDDPTVIVETYPEVKLIRSEANLGFAGGNNLGIQQAQGAYLLFLNNDTEVAPDFLEPLVELFENNSQAGIASPKIIFYGTDNVIQYAGSTGINPWTGRSKGIGSQETDMGQYNTSMQTALADGAAMMVPRRVIDQVGLMPEMYFLYYEELDWCEMIKRAGFTCHYIANSTIYHKESMSVGKVSVLKTYYMNRNRLLFIRRNIKGWPFWSSTFIFFMAAIPKKTVQFALRLQGKHLVAIGRGLWWNFTNINRSKAG is encoded by the coding sequence ATGCTTAAACCTTTAGTTTCAGTTATATCTGTTAATTACAACCAGGCGGCGCTTACGTGTGCCATGGTGGCTTCCCTTCGTGAGGTAACGTACCCTAACGTAGAGATCATTGTGGTGGATAACGCCTCTCCCACAGATGACCCTACTGTGATAGTGGAGACGTACCCGGAAGTTAAGCTCATAAGATCTGAAGCGAATTTAGGTTTTGCCGGGGGAAACAACCTGGGCATACAGCAGGCACAGGGAGCGTATTTGCTCTTCCTGAACAACGACACTGAGGTGGCACCCGACTTTCTGGAGCCATTGGTGGAACTCTTCGAGAATAACAGCCAGGCAGGCATCGCCTCCCCAAAAATCATCTTTTATGGGACCGACAACGTCATCCAGTACGCAGGTTCCACAGGCATTAACCCCTGGACAGGCCGAAGCAAAGGAATTGGAAGCCAGGAAACAGACATGGGGCAGTACAACACCTCTATGCAAACCGCGCTGGCCGACGGGGCAGCCATGATGGTGCCCCGGCGCGTGATAGACCAGGTGGGCCTGATGCCGGAAATGTATTTTCTCTACTACGAGGAGCTGGACTGGTGCGAAATGATTAAACGTGCCGGTTTTACGTGCCACTACATCGCCAACTCCACCATCTACCACAAAGAGTCAATGTCGGTTGGGAAGGTATCGGTTTTAAAGACTTACTACATGAACCGTAACCGGCTACTATTTATCCGCAGAAACATAAAGGGGTGGCCATTCTGGAGCAGCACCTTTATATTTTTTATGGCTGCAATTCCCAAAAAAACAGTGCAGTTTGCTTTACGGCTCCAGGGGAAACACCTGGTGGCGATCGGCCGTGGCCTGTGGTGGAACTTTACCAATATAAACCGATCGAAAGCAGGCTAA
- a CDS encoding glycosyltransferase family 2 protein: MSKRFMVPSWLSQHSFHYDDYKTVSRERLEAIKKGLKRLSHPDPVVSIVLPAWNEEQGMLHTLSSLSMLQTRYPTELIVVNNNSTDRTQEILDLLEVRSVIEKEQGVAYARNTGLQISKGKYHLCGDSDTLYPPTWVDAIIPPLEKEGVVCVYGLYSLVPPIDHSAYSFGIYSILSDIDVELRRGEREFINVRGVNFGFKAELGRKVKGFELDKNKIRKMDAKPGTANHVEDGEDGTMALRLLQEGKLQIVRSSGARVWTSPDRALADGGLGRAAYIRIRKRLLGMLKSKLSARKKPALS, from the coding sequence ATGTCGAAGAGATTTATGGTACCGTCCTGGCTTTCGCAGCATTCCTTTCACTACGATGATTACAAAACCGTGTCGCGTGAGCGGTTAGAGGCTATAAAAAAGGGACTTAAGAGGTTGAGTCACCCAGACCCGGTAGTATCTATTGTGCTGCCGGCCTGGAACGAAGAGCAAGGCATGCTGCATACGTTATCTTCCTTGTCGATGCTACAGACGCGCTACCCCACTGAACTGATCGTGGTGAACAACAACTCCACAGACCGGACACAGGAGATATTGGACTTGCTGGAGGTGCGTTCGGTAATAGAGAAGGAACAGGGGGTTGCCTATGCCCGCAATACCGGCCTTCAGATTTCGAAAGGGAAATACCACCTTTGTGGCGACAGCGACACGCTCTACCCTCCTACCTGGGTGGATGCCATTATTCCACCACTCGAAAAGGAAGGGGTTGTCTGTGTGTACGGCCTGTACTCGCTGGTGCCCCCTATCGATCACTCTGCCTACTCCTTCGGGATCTACAGCATACTTTCTGACATCGATGTGGAATTGCGCCGCGGGGAGCGGGAGTTCATTAACGTGCGGGGCGTAAACTTTGGTTTCAAAGCTGAATTGGGCAGGAAGGTGAAGGGCTTTGAGTTAGATAAAAATAAAATCCGGAAAATGGATGCCAAGCCCGGCACGGCAAACCACGTGGAGGACGGGGAAGACGGCACGATGGCGTTGCGCCTGCTGCAGGAAGGAAAACTCCAGATTGTGCGCAGCAGCGGTGCCCGCGTTTGGACCAGCCCCGACAGAGCACTGGCAGACGGTGGCCTGGGCAGGGCAGCTTATATCCGGATCAGAAAGCGCCTGTTGGGCATGCTGAAAAGTAAACTCTCTGCCCGAAAAAAGCCTGCCTTATCCTAA
- a CDS encoding glycosyltransferase, with protein MTLIYLFIQTILYGAAAYLLFNCAYLLFFAVAGHTKLKRGELPPAHTFRNVCVLIPAYREDVVILESAQTALQHSYGGELDVIVIADGLKAATIAALRQKGAKVVEVSFERSTKGKALLEAMRILPPDLYEVAVVLDVDNIMGNDVLEEVNNAFEAGYKVVQCHRRAKNIDSAFALLDACNEEISNHIFRKGHFALGMSPSLIGSGMAFEFSYLKRLLADIGETVGEDKELDYRILKDREKVCYLNKIYVYDEKIENAKVFTQQRTRWMSTQLEYVKKYTLQGTAHLFRFGNVGYFDKVLQTLLLPKVLLIGCVGVFLLLSSLISFGPPAWFWGALLLALNIALLIALPRYLYNRRLLLAILHLPWALVCMCAALFRLNRTKSSFLPTPHTSKAVTSDLND; from the coding sequence ATGACACTGATTTATTTATTTATACAAACGATACTATATGGCGCTGCTGCTTACCTGCTGTTCAATTGTGCATACCTCCTTTTCTTTGCTGTAGCCGGGCATACCAAACTTAAAAGGGGCGAGCTTCCTCCTGCACATACCTTTCGGAATGTGTGTGTGCTGATCCCGGCTTACCGCGAGGACGTGGTTATACTTGAGAGTGCCCAGACCGCGCTCCAGCATTCTTACGGTGGCGAATTAGATGTTATTGTGATTGCTGACGGACTGAAGGCCGCAACCATTGCAGCACTCCGGCAGAAGGGTGCCAAGGTTGTTGAAGTCAGTTTTGAGAGAAGCACGAAAGGGAAAGCGCTTTTAGAAGCCATGCGAATATTGCCCCCTGACCTGTATGAGGTGGCAGTGGTGCTGGATGTAGACAACATTATGGGTAACGATGTACTGGAAGAGGTGAATAACGCTTTTGAGGCTGGTTATAAGGTAGTGCAATGTCACCGGCGGGCAAAAAACATTGACTCAGCCTTTGCCTTGCTCGATGCCTGTAACGAAGAAATAAGCAATCACATTTTCAGAAAAGGGCATTTTGCCCTGGGTATGTCCCCCTCCCTGATCGGTTCCGGTATGGCTTTCGAATTCTCCTACTTAAAGCGGCTACTGGCCGATATAGGCGAGACAGTGGGCGAGGACAAAGAACTAGATTATCGCATTCTCAAAGACCGGGAGAAAGTATGCTACCTCAACAAAATCTATGTGTACGATGAGAAAATCGAGAACGCGAAGGTGTTTACACAGCAACGAACCCGTTGGATGTCGACGCAGCTGGAATACGTGAAAAAGTACACGCTGCAAGGAACTGCCCATTTGTTCCGGTTTGGGAATGTGGGCTACTTCGATAAGGTGCTGCAGACACTGCTGCTGCCAAAGGTACTTTTGATTGGGTGTGTGGGGGTCTTTTTGCTTCTCTCAAGCTTAATTTCCTTTGGCCCTCCTGCATGGTTTTGGGGAGCTCTGCTGTTGGCGTTGAACATAGCTTTGCTGATTGCGCTGCCAAGGTACCTCTACAACCGGAGGCTCCTGTTAGCTATACTTCATTTACCCTGGGCGCTCGTGTGCATGTGTGCCGCACTCTTCAGGTTAAACAGAACCAAATCATCTTTTTTACCGACACCGCATACTTCGAAAGCAGTTACGTCAGATTTAAACGATTAA
- a CDS encoding acyltransferase, translating to MGIIQHIKSNERLKALALYLLMPANQARPRWWVRNFMNPFYHRKGNGAVCKSKARLDVLPFNPFSIGENAVIEDYAVINNGMGHVHIGRNTFIGLFNVIIGPVTLGENIIFAQNVVLSGLNHGYKDISVPIKKQPCTTAEIRIEDDCWIGANVVVTAGVSIGKHSIVAAGSVVTKNVPPYTIVGGNPARILKQYNPETEAWEKIIKKPIAV from the coding sequence TTGGGAATCATACAACATATAAAGTCAAACGAACGGCTAAAGGCACTGGCGCTCTATCTGCTGATGCCCGCTAACCAGGCACGCCCCCGATGGTGGGTACGCAACTTCATGAATCCCTTTTACCACCGGAAGGGAAACGGGGCTGTTTGTAAGTCTAAGGCGCGGCTCGATGTGCTGCCTTTTAACCCCTTCAGCATCGGGGAAAACGCTGTGATTGAAGACTATGCCGTCATTAATAACGGTATGGGCCACGTGCACATCGGCCGCAATACTTTTATCGGGCTGTTTAATGTGATAATAGGGCCGGTAACCCTCGGAGAAAACATTATTTTCGCACAAAACGTGGTGCTCTCTGGCCTGAACCATGGCTACAAAGACATCAGCGTTCCCATTAAAAAACAGCCTTGCACCACAGCAGAAATCAGGATTGAAGATGATTGCTGGATCGGGGCGAATGTTGTTGTCACAGCGGGAGTATCCATCGGGAAACACAGCATTGTGGCGGCAGGCAGTGTTGTCACTAAAAACGTTCCACCTTACACCATCGTCGGGGGTAATCCGGCCCGGATTCTGAAGCAGTACAACCCTGAAACAGAAGCGTGGGAAAAAATCATCAAGAAACCTATCGCTGTATAA
- a CDS encoding glycosyltransferase: MNFVFVSLQRINTDRDSTSTSLAKELAKSHRVLYVNSPIARGTAVKASGADKYTKAHISAIKSKKDPLSQLSENLWVLNPPSIIESLNWIPFTGIFSLANRLNNKRLADDIRSALERLGITQFILINDKDIFRSFYLKELLKPEKYIYLDRDYTIGVDYWKKHGTKLEPELMRKSDAVVCNSYDFVTRAKLYNPNSFYIGNGFNVEQYSSATERVEPEDLKAIPGPRIGYVGALLSIRLDIALMVEMAKARPAWSFVLIGPEDQDFKDSELHVLPNVYFLGKKHTSEVPAYTAHFHVCVNPQILNDITKGNFPLKVVEYLAMGRPVVATETNTMNEVFSSYAYLADSPTSFIAQIEKALLQDNGQVQQERKRFAQNFSWQKVAELLLASIAGNHTREKEAVLKKLEGPVEAYLPALSLGFSGEARKSMGLK, from the coding sequence ATGAACTTTGTTTTTGTCAGCTTACAACGGATTAACACGGACAGGGACTCAACCTCTACGAGCCTGGCTAAGGAACTGGCCAAGTCGCATAGGGTTTTGTACGTTAACTCCCCCATTGCCCGGGGTACTGCCGTAAAAGCATCCGGCGCAGACAAGTATACAAAGGCCCACATCAGTGCCATCAAAAGCAAAAAAGATCCGCTCTCTCAGCTTAGTGAAAATCTTTGGGTACTGAATCCACCGAGCATCATTGAGTCCCTTAACTGGATTCCGTTTACCGGCATTTTTTCGCTGGCGAACCGCCTGAACAACAAGCGCCTGGCCGATGACATTAGGTCGGCTCTCGAAAGGCTTGGCATAACCCAGTTTATACTTATCAATGACAAGGATATTTTCCGCAGCTTTTACCTGAAGGAACTGCTGAAACCGGAAAAGTATATTTATCTGGACCGGGACTACACCATTGGTGTGGATTACTGGAAGAAGCACGGAACAAAGCTGGAGCCTGAACTGATGAGGAAATCGGATGCCGTGGTATGCAACTCCTATGATTTTGTAACGCGGGCGAAACTGTATAACCCAAACAGCTTTTACATTGGCAACGGCTTTAATGTGGAGCAGTACAGCAGTGCCACCGAAAGGGTGGAACCTGAAGACTTGAAAGCAATTCCTGGCCCCCGGATTGGCTATGTCGGTGCATTGCTTAGCATCCGGTTAGACATTGCGTTGATGGTGGAGATGGCCAAAGCCAGGCCTGCCTGGAGCTTCGTGCTGATCGGGCCGGAAGACCAGGATTTTAAGGACAGCGAACTGCATGTGTTGCCGAATGTTTACTTTCTAGGGAAAAAGCACACAAGTGAAGTTCCTGCCTATACCGCGCACTTTCATGTCTGTGTAAACCCGCAAATCCTAAACGACATCACAAAGGGCAACTTCCCGCTTAAAGTGGTGGAGTACCTGGCTATGGGCAGACCTGTGGTAGCCACTGAGACCAATACCATGAACGAGGTTTTTAGCTCATATGCTTACCTGGCTGACAGCCCCACCTCTTTCATCGCACAAATAGAGAAAGCCCTGCTGCAGGATAACGGGCAAGTGCAGCAGGAAAGAAAGCGGTTTGCCCAAAATTTCAGTTGGCAGAAAGTGGCTGAACTGCTACTGGCAAGTATAGCCGGCAATCATACCAGGGAGAAGGAGGCTGTGCTAAAAAAGCTTGAGGGCCCGGTAGAGGCCTATTTGCCTGCTCTCAGCCTCGGCTTTTCAGGTGAAGCCCGGAAATCGATGGGGCTCAAATAA
- a CDS encoding glycosyltransferase family 2 protein yields MELFLKVCFWTAISVVFYTYIGYGIVAWVWAKSLSKLRKGEALAPFEPEVTLIVPAYNEACILESKIKDCLALSYPAAKLRIMFITDGSTDKPEAILAKYPRIQHLHIATRGGKSLAENRAMEHVRTPFVIFTDCNTYLNREAVREMVKHYQDPAVGAVSGEKKVMTLDSLSGSGEGLYWKYESFLKRCDSDIHSLMGAAGELVSFRTSLYQPLEADTILDDFVQSLRIVEKGYKVVYEPQAFAMEDPSNSMADEMKRKIRICAGGWQSMVRLKSLLLPFRQPVVTFLYISHRVLRWSLTPALLALLLPLNLGLAYLQGGLYTWFFVAQLLFYAAAWVAWLADAKGHKLKPLLVPLYFTMMNVAVFAGFLRYIRKAQPAAWEKAERNIHTPAAAAFAQDMRKAS; encoded by the coding sequence ATGGAGCTTTTTCTCAAAGTATGTTTCTGGACTGCCATTTCGGTTGTATTCTATACTTACATCGGGTATGGAATAGTAGCTTGGGTTTGGGCCAAAAGCCTTTCGAAACTGCGAAAAGGAGAAGCGCTTGCCCCCTTTGAGCCTGAGGTAACTTTAATCGTACCCGCCTACAACGAAGCCTGCATATTGGAAAGCAAAATCAAGGACTGCCTTGCCCTAAGCTACCCAGCAGCTAAACTCCGAATTATGTTTATCACAGATGGCTCGACGGACAAACCAGAAGCCATACTTGCCAAATATCCCCGGATACAACACCTGCACATTGCCACGCGTGGCGGAAAATCATTGGCCGAAAACAGGGCAATGGAGCATGTGCGTACGCCATTTGTAATCTTCACCGACTGCAACACCTATCTGAACAGGGAAGCTGTGCGGGAGATGGTAAAGCATTACCAGGATCCGGCCGTAGGGGCTGTGTCCGGAGAGAAAAAAGTAATGACATTAGACTCTTTATCCGGATCGGGGGAAGGTCTTTACTGGAAGTATGAGTCATTCCTGAAACGCTGCGATTCCGACATCCATAGTTTGATGGGAGCCGCCGGGGAGCTAGTGTCTTTCAGGACCAGCCTATACCAGCCACTCGAAGCCGATACCATTCTGGATGACTTTGTGCAGTCGTTACGTATTGTGGAGAAAGGGTATAAAGTGGTGTATGAGCCACAGGCGTTTGCCATGGAAGACCCCTCTAACTCGATGGCCGATGAAATGAAGCGCAAGATCCGGATCTGCGCCGGCGGCTGGCAGTCGATGGTCCGCCTGAAGTCCTTGCTTCTCCCCTTCCGGCAACCGGTGGTAACGTTTCTTTACATTTCGCACCGGGTGCTGCGCTGGAGCCTGACACCTGCTTTGCTTGCGCTGTTGCTGCCCCTGAACCTGGGCCTTGCTTACCTGCAGGGCGGCCTCTATACTTGGTTTTTTGTGGCGCAGCTGCTCTTCTACGCCGCTGCGTGGGTGGCCTGGCTGGCAGATGCCAAGGGGCATAAGCTAAAACCGCTTCTGGTTCCGCTATACTTTACCATGATGAACGTGGCTGTGTTTGCCGGATTTCTGAGGTACATCCGCAAGGCTCAGCCTGCGGCTTGGGAAAAGGCCGAACGAAACATCCATACTCCTGCGGCAGCTGCCTTTGCGCAGGATATGAGGAAAGCCTCCTGA
- a CDS encoding phosphoribosyltransferase family protein — protein MNYRSIDDMNHCMAANLAKVPAGTDLIVGVPRSGLLAANLLALHLNLPFTDVEGFVEGRILQSGSRLKNYMKPFEAYKQVLVIEDSVWSGQSIEEVKEKLVGLYPDKQIVYTAVFIAPEAVDKVDFYFDVCPGPRIFEWNMMHHELLENCCVDIDGVLCKDPTEEQNDDGPLYEEFLTNVDSHLVPSKTIGCLVTNRLEKYRPQTEAWLARHNIKYKELVMLNLPSKAARLKANNHGGFKASVYIKNDYWLFIESSEWQARQIANLAGKSVYCVDSRKMIYPDAVGKTRGNIRKFLRKALNLF, from the coding sequence ATGAACTACAGATCTATCGACGATATGAATCACTGCATGGCCGCCAATCTGGCCAAGGTGCCTGCAGGAACAGATCTTATCGTGGGAGTACCACGCAGCGGCTTGCTGGCTGCTAATTTGCTGGCTCTTCACCTCAATCTTCCTTTCACCGATGTAGAGGGCTTTGTTGAAGGCCGCATCCTGCAGTCAGGCAGCCGGCTGAAAAATTATATGAAACCATTCGAAGCGTACAAGCAGGTACTGGTAATTGAAGACAGCGTATGGTCGGGACAGTCGATTGAGGAAGTAAAAGAGAAACTGGTGGGGTTGTATCCCGATAAGCAAATTGTGTATACTGCTGTGTTCATCGCGCCGGAGGCCGTGGACAAGGTGGACTTCTACTTTGATGTTTGCCCTGGCCCCCGTATTTTTGAATGGAACATGATGCACCACGAGCTGCTCGAAAACTGCTGCGTAGACATTGATGGTGTACTGTGTAAAGACCCGACTGAGGAGCAGAACGATGATGGGCCCCTTTACGAGGAGTTTCTAACTAATGTGGACTCGCATTTGGTGCCCAGCAAAACAATCGGGTGCCTGGTTACAAACCGCCTGGAGAAGTACAGGCCACAAACTGAAGCATGGCTGGCGCGCCACAATATTAAGTATAAGGAGCTGGTCATGCTGAACCTGCCCAGTAAAGCAGCCCGCCTGAAGGCCAACAACCATGGGGGCTTTAAGGCATCCGTCTACATCAAAAACGATTACTGGCTGTTTATTGAGAGCTCAGAGTGGCAGGCACGGCAAATTGCCAATTTAGCGGGCAAATCGGTTTACTGTGTTGACTCCCGAAAAATGATTTACCCGGACGCGGTGGGAAAAACCAGGGGCAATATCAGAAAGTTTCTCCGCAAGGCACTAAACCTATTTTAG